A stretch of Channa argus isolate prfri chromosome 16, Channa argus male v1.0, whole genome shotgun sequence DNA encodes these proteins:
- the trmt61a gene encoding tRNA (adenine(58)-N(1))-methyltransferase catalytic subunit TRMT61A isoform X2 encodes MSFVEYGDFIQDGDVAIVYLSHNSMMPVKVQQGAQTQTRYGVIRHSTDLIGHRYGSKVTCSKGGWVHVLHPTPELWTVSLPHRTQILYTTDIATITMMLELKPGSIVCESGTGSGSLSHAILRTIAPTGHLHTVEFHQQRAEKVAEEFKEHRVDHLVTVRNQDVCKDGFGVTGVADAVFLDIPSPWEAVGHAKAAMKKQGGRVCSFSPCIEQVQRTCEALADQGFEEISTLEVLLRVHDVRTVSLPLPDFGPEPSAQTQPETREETPPTSAPNHAAITMKTTTPPREMAGHTGYLTFATKPRT; translated from the exons ATGAGCTTTGTGGAGTATGGAGACTTCATTCAAGACGGGGACGTGGCCATTGTTTACCTGAGCCACAATTCTATGATGCCCGTCAAGGTGCAGCAAGGTGCCCAAACGCAGACGCGCTATGGGGTCATTCGTCATTCCACGGATCTGATAGGTCATCGTTACGGGTCAAAGGTCACCTGCAGTAAAGGTGGCTGGGTCCATGTACTCCACCCTACACCTGAGCTGTGGACAGTTTCCCTCCCACACCGCACACAGATCCTTTACACCACAGACATCGCCACCATTACCATGATGCTAGAGCTGAAGCCAGGCTCAATTGTCTGCGAGTCAG GTACAGGCAGCGGATCTCTGTCCCATGCCATCCTGCGTACCATTGCCCCCACAGGCCACCTGCACACTGTGGAGTTTCACCAGCAGCGGGCGGAGAAAGTGGCAGAGGAGTTCAAGGAGCACCGTGTGGATCACCTGGTCACCGTCAGGAACCAGGATGTGTGCAAAGATGGGTTTGGAGTGACAGGGGTGGCAGACGCTGTCTTTTTAGACATCCCAAGCCCCTGGGAGGCGGTGGGGCACGCCAAGGCTGCTATGAAGAAACAAG GGGGTCGAGTGTGTTCCTTCTCTCCATGTATTGAGCAGGTGCAGAGGACGTGCGAGGCATTGGCAGATCAGGGCTTTGAGGAGATAAGCACCTTGGAGGTCCTGCTGAGAGTCCACGACGTTCGGACCGTCTCTCTGCCACTGCCCGACTTCGGCCCTGAGCCCTCCGCTCAGACTCAGCCTGAAACCAGAGAGGAGACCCCTCCCACCTCTGCTCCAAACCATGCCGCCATCACTATGAAGACCACCACACCACCCAGAGAAATGGCAGGTCACACAGGGTACCTCACCTTTGCTACCAAACCAAGAACCTAA
- the trmt61a gene encoding tRNA (adenine(58)-N(1))-methyltransferase catalytic subunit TRMT61A isoform X1 encodes MDPSRFLSQINIDEADLRVTLLIMSFVEYGDFIQDGDVAIVYLSHNSMMPVKVQQGAQTQTRYGVIRHSTDLIGHRYGSKVTCSKGGWVHVLHPTPELWTVSLPHRTQILYTTDIATITMMLELKPGSIVCESGTGSGSLSHAILRTIAPTGHLHTVEFHQQRAEKVAEEFKEHRVDHLVTVRNQDVCKDGFGVTGVADAVFLDIPSPWEAVGHAKAAMKKQGGRVCSFSPCIEQVQRTCEALADQGFEEISTLEVLLRVHDVRTVSLPLPDFGPEPSAQTQPETREETPPTSAPNHAAITMKTTTPPREMAGHTGYLTFATKPRT; translated from the exons ATGGATCCATCCAGATTTCTTTCGCAAATCAACATAGACGAAGCTGACCTAAG AGTAACTCTTCTCATCATGAGCTTTGTGGAGTATGGAGACTTCATTCAAGACGGGGACGTGGCCATTGTTTACCTGAGCCACAATTCTATGATGCCCGTCAAGGTGCAGCAAGGTGCCCAAACGCAGACGCGCTATGGGGTCATTCGTCATTCCACGGATCTGATAGGTCATCGTTACGGGTCAAAGGTCACCTGCAGTAAAGGTGGCTGGGTCCATGTACTCCACCCTACACCTGAGCTGTGGACAGTTTCCCTCCCACACCGCACACAGATCCTTTACACCACAGACATCGCCACCATTACCATGATGCTAGAGCTGAAGCCAGGCTCAATTGTCTGCGAGTCAG GTACAGGCAGCGGATCTCTGTCCCATGCCATCCTGCGTACCATTGCCCCCACAGGCCACCTGCACACTGTGGAGTTTCACCAGCAGCGGGCGGAGAAAGTGGCAGAGGAGTTCAAGGAGCACCGTGTGGATCACCTGGTCACCGTCAGGAACCAGGATGTGTGCAAAGATGGGTTTGGAGTGACAGGGGTGGCAGACGCTGTCTTTTTAGACATCCCAAGCCCCTGGGAGGCGGTGGGGCACGCCAAGGCTGCTATGAAGAAACAAG GGGGTCGAGTGTGTTCCTTCTCTCCATGTATTGAGCAGGTGCAGAGGACGTGCGAGGCATTGGCAGATCAGGGCTTTGAGGAGATAAGCACCTTGGAGGTCCTGCTGAGAGTCCACGACGTTCGGACCGTCTCTCTGCCACTGCCCGACTTCGGCCCTGAGCCCTCCGCTCAGACTCAGCCTGAAACCAGAGAGGAGACCCCTCCCACCTCTGCTCCAAACCATGCCGCCATCACTATGAAGACCACCACACCACCCAGAGAAATGGCAGGTCACACAGGGTACCTCACCTTTGCTACCAAACCAAGAACCTAA
- the LOC137101745 gene encoding creatine kinase B-type-like: MVLCAYVRDSVQSGATMPFGNTHNQLKLKYSADQEYPDLSKHNNHMAKVLTLPMYERLRSKQTPSGFTVDDVIQTGVDNPGHPYIMTVGCVAGDEETYDVFKELLDPVIQDRHGGYKPTDKHKTDLNPEHLKGGDDLDPNYVLSSRVRTGRSIRGFCLPPHCSRGERRAVEKLSIEALNSLSGDLKGKYYALKNMTEDEQQQLIDDHFLFDKPVSPLLLASGMARDWPDARGIWHNDNKTFLVWVNEEDHLRVISMQKGGNMREVFNRFCTGLTKIESLFKERGHAFMWNEHLGYVLTCPSNLGTGLRAGVHVKLPKMSKHAKFEEVLKRLRLQKRGTGGVDTAAVGGVFDISNADRLGFSEVELVQMVVDGIKLLIEMEKRLEKNQSIDELIPAQK; the protein is encoded by the exons ATGGTTCTTTGCGCATATGTCCGGGATTCCGTGCAAAGT GGAGCAACCATGCCTTTCGGTAACACGCACAACCAGCTGAAGCTGAAGTACAGCGCGGACCAGGAGTATCCGGACctcagcaaacacaacaaccacATGGCCAAGGTCCTGACTCTTCCTATGTACGAGCGGCTGAGGAGCAAGCAAACACCCAGCGGCTTTACTGTGGATGATGTCATTCAGACCGGAGTCGATAACCCAG GTCACCCCTACATCATGACCGTGGGCTGCGTCGCCGGAGACGAGGAGACGTACGACGTCTTCAAAGAGCTGCTGGATCCCGTGATCCAGGACAGACACGGAGGATACAAACCCACAGACAAGCACAAGACAGACCTCAACCCAGAGCACCTGAAG GGCGGAGACGACCTCGACCCCAACTACGTCCTGAGCTCCCGTGTCCGCACAGGACGCAGCATCCGTGGCTTCTGCCTGCCGCCACACTGCAGCCGTGGAGAGAGGCGTGCTGTGGAGAAGCTCTCCATCGAAG CTCTGAACTCACTGAGTGGAGACCTCAAAGGAAAATACTACGCCTTGAAGAACATGACTGAAGATGAGCAACAGCAGCTCATCGAcgaccacttcctgtttgacaaGCCAgtgtctcctctgctgctggCCTCAGGGATGGCCCGCGACTGGCCCGACGCCCGGGGAATCTG GCACAATGACAACAAGACGTTCCTGGTGTGGGTGAACGAGGAGGACCACCTGCGTGTGATCTCCATGCAGAAAGGAGGCAACATGAGGGAAGTGTTCAATCGCTTCTGTACTGGACTCACCAAG ATTGAGAGCCTGTTCAAGGAGAGGGGCCATGCTTTCATGTGGAATGAGCACCTGGGCTACGTCCTCACCTGCCCATCCAACCTGGGAACGGGCCTGCGTGCAGGCGTGCACGTGAAGCTGCCCAAAATGAGCAAACACGCCAAGTTTGAGGAGGTTCTCAAGAGGCTGAGGCTCCAGAAACGTGGAACAG GTGGTGTGGACACAGCAGCTGTCGGAGGagtgtttgacatttcaaaCGCTGACAGACTTGGATTCTCTGAGGTGGAGCTGGTGCAGATGGTGGTCGACGGAATCAAGCTGCTGATTGAGATGGAGAAGAGGCTGGAGAAGAACCAGTCTATAGACGAGCTGATTCCTGCTCAGAAGTAA